The window AGGGTTGACCCAGCCGCCGGTCGCCGCCGTCGTCCGTGCCCACTGGTCGCGCCGGTTCGGCGGCGACGAGGCGGCGCTACGCACGGCGCTGGCCGTGGAGGCCGTCGTCGGGGAAGCCGTGTTCATCGCCGGGCCGTTGCTCGTCGCGGTCGTTGGTGTCGTGGGCGGCCCGCCGGTGGCGATGCTGGCCGGCGCGGCGATGACCGCCGCCGGCACCTGGTGGCTGGTCACCGCGACCGCCGTCCGCCACGCCCCTGCCGCCGCACCGCCTCCGGGCACCCGGTGGGCCGCGCTGGCGGTGCCCGGGCTGCGGGTCCTCACCACGGCGCAGATCCTGCTGTTCGCGGGATTCGCGTGCGTTGAGGTCGGGGTCCTGGCGACCGCCGGCGAACGCGGTGCCGGCTGGGCGGCCGGCGTGCTGCTGGCGGTGTGGGCGGCGGCGAGTGTCCTCGGCGCGCTGGCCTGGGCGGCACGCGACTGGCCGGGACCGGCACCTCGGCAACTGGTGGCCCTGCTCGCGGTCGGCGCGGTCGGCACGGCCACGATCACGCTGCCGACGTCGTGGCCGGCGATCGGCGCCGCACTCGTGTTGTCCGGGCTGTGCATCGCACCGGCCGGGATCGTCATCCAGACCGTGCTGACGCAGGTGACCGACCCGGCGCGACGCACCGAGTCGTTCGCGTGGCTGACCACCGCCGCGGTGCTCGGTTCGTCGATCGCCACGATGGGTGCCGGCTGGCTGGTGCAGGCGTACGGAGCGACGACCGTGCTACACGCGGCCGCGCTGTGCGGGGCGAGCGCCGCGGCGGTGGCGCTACTCGGCCGGCGGGCGCTGCAGCCCGCAGGTCGCTGAGCGCCAGCAACGGCAACGGCAACGGCAACGGCAACGGTCCACGTCGACGGGGTCGGACGGGTGCACCGCCCGAACGACCAGGTGGCGGGTCAGCCCCGCTTCGACAGACGCCAGCGTCCGGCGCGGTCGTGTGCGGTCCACAACGCACGGTACGTCGCGCTGGTACCCAGCACCTGATCGTGTGTGCCGGTGCCGGTGACCCGGCCATCCGTCACGACCACGACATGGTCGGCACGCGACGCGATCGCCAGGCGGTGGGTAACGACGACCACGGTCGTCCCGGCGTCACGCAGCCGGGTCAGCGTGTCGATGACCTGCTGCTCGTGGCCGGTGTCCAACGCCGCGACGGGCTCGTCGAGCAGCAGTAACGCGGCGTCGCTCAGCAACGCCCGGGCCAGGGCCACCCGCTGCCGTTCGCCTCCGGACAGCCGGTTGCCCAGCTCACCCACTTCGGCGTCGTAGCCGCCGGGCAGGTCGGCGACGATGTGCTGGCAGGCCGCAGCCCGGACAGCGGCCTCCACCTGTACGAACGTGGCGTCCGGGCGCCCGGCGAGGATGTTGTCCAGCACCGAACCGGAGAACAGCGACGGACGCTGCGGCACGAACGCGACCGTCGCTGGCGTGCGCACCTGCCCCAGGGTGGGGCGCCACAGCCGGGCGGCCAGGTGCAGCAGCGACGTCTTGCCCGCGCCGGACGGGCCGACCACCACGGTCAGCGTCCCGGTCGGGCACGTCAACGACACATCGTGGAGTGCCGGCGGCCGACCGTCGCCGTAGGAGAAGCTGACGCCGTCGACAGTCAGCCCTCCGTCCGCTGCCACCGCCGCCGCCTCCTCCGGGGTCGGCTCTGTTGCCTCGGTGGACTGATCAGGCAGCGGCGGACCCGGTACGGCGATGTGCTCGTCGTGGAAGCGCCGGACCCACGCCACCGAGGCGGCTGTACGCGGCAGACTGTCGAGCCGACCCGCCAGCTCCCCGATCGGCTGGGCGACCCGCAGGGCGAGCACCAGCGCCGCAGCCACCCGGGCGCCGTCGGCACCCGGGGCGCCCGCGACGGCCACCACGGCCGCCCCGGTCATGGCCGCGACGACCAGGAGGTCCACCAGCAGGACGAAGGCGGCGTACGCGGGGACGACTCGGCGCAGGATGCGGGTGTTGACGGCGCGGTAGGCGACCACCGCCCGGCTCAGGGCGTTGCCGCGCTGCTCGACCAGCCCGAAGGCGCGGATGACCTCGATGCCGTCGACGTGTTCGACCACCGCCTTGTCCAGGTCCGCGCGGCTGTCCCGGTGCTCGGTGGCGAAGCGGGCGTAGCGGGCCTGCGCCCACCGGTAGACGGGCACCCCGGCGGCCAGGACCACCACCAGCGAAGCGGCCACCACCGTTTCCACGACGAACAGCGCGACGAGGGCGGTGACCGGCGTCGCGGTCAGGCGCACCAGTTCCGGCAGTGTCCAACCCAGATAGTTCTCCACCACCCGGGTGTCACTGCCGAGCACGGTGCCGGCGTCGTCGCCGGCGAGCAGTCCACGTTGGCCAGGCCACGGCCCGACGAGCCCACGCACCCCGGCGGCACGCAGCCAGGCACCCGTGTCGTAGCACGCGGCCCACGTCACCTTGGCAGCCGCGAACGCGGTCGCCGACTGCAGGGCCACCAGCAGCAGACAGCCGGCGGCGTAGCC is drawn from Micromonospora sp. Llam0 and contains these coding sequences:
- a CDS encoding MFS transporter → MAATSEAAPPPGPGSERAVPAVRRWRVAVQVLPVMAPAFVARLPVGMYSIALLLLLSEGTGSYAIAGTATAGYWAATGVGAPIAGRLADRRGAVAVLAVLAGVHAVALVALVLLVRGMSPAATSGATISAAVALAALAGLTQPPVAAVVRAHWSRRFGGDEAALRTALAVEAVVGEAVFIAGPLLVAVVGVVGGPPVAMLAGAAMTAAGTWWLVTATAVRHAPAAAPPPGTRWAALAVPGLRVLTTAQILLFAGFACVEVGVLATAGERGAGWAAGVLLAVWAAASVLGALAWAARDWPGPAPRQLVALLAVGAVGTATITLPTSWPAIGAALVLSGLCIAPAGIVIQTVLTQVTDPARRTESFAWLTTAAVLGSSIATMGAGWLVQAYGATTVLHAAALCGASAAAVALLGRRALQPAGR
- a CDS encoding ABC transporter ATP-binding protein, translated to MTAPRLHAVARDALFLAGPARPRLIAGLALRALEGALACGPAVLAVLAVVDLSSGVLDGARIVGYAAGCLLLVALQSATAFAAAKVTWAACYDTGAWLRAAGVRGLVGPWPGQRGLLAGDDAGTVLGSDTRVVENYLGWTLPELVRLTATPVTALVALFVVETVVAASLVVVLAAGVPVYRWAQARYARFATEHRDSRADLDKAVVEHVDGIEVIRAFGLVEQRGNALSRAVVAYRAVNTRILRRVVPAYAAFVLLVDLLVVAAMTGAAVVAVAGAPGADGARVAAALVLALRVAQPIGELAGRLDSLPRTAASVAWVRRFHDEHIAVPGPPLPDQSTEATEPTPEEAAAVAADGGLTVDGVSFSYGDGRPPALHDVSLTCPTGTLTVVVGPSGAGKTSLLHLAARLWRPTLGQVRTPATVAFVPQRPSLFSGSVLDNILAGRPDATFVQVEAAVRAAACQHIVADLPGGYDAEVGELGNRLSGGERQRVALARALLSDAALLLLDEPVAALDTGHEQQVIDTLTRLRDAGTTVVVVTHRLAIASRADHVVVVTDGRVTGTGTHDQVLGTSATYRALWTAHDRAGRWRLSKRG